The genome window TTTGATAGTAATAATCAATTGAAGTCCCTCAAGACAATAACTTTGAAGCATCATCAAGAAGGAAGGCCCCTTGCCACTATACCACACAttcaattattttaatattaatattgacATATATAACAagtgtttttttgttttgttgGACATAATTGTGGTAGCTAAAGCGTCTTCTCACATTCAATGCATTCTCACGAATATAATATCTAAAGCACCCGATTGGGACAAAACTAATTGAATAAATAGCTATCATGACCAAAGCATCTCTTCATTGACGCAAGCATCCAAAGTGCCCATCTCATCGTCCCCGATGCATTATAAACTCATAAAGCATCTATAATATCCGACTCAATCGTCATAGTCAAAATATTAATGCACTCTAATTAATTGGGCAAAACATTTTCCAGCTAAAATATATTATCCTATGATATAAGCTAAAATAGGCTTAGGTTAAGCATTTTCTTAGTACTCTATTTGCCCATGACATAAgtatcaaaatgatcgatatcttTTAACTGAGCAAAGCTCAAGACATAAGTATCAAATGcataataatatatcataatcaaataaaatatctatGTGATGCATCCATTAATGCTAATATGTTTTAACTAAACAAAGCTTCTCCCCAAATATGAATGTTAGTTCAGAATATAAGCATCCAAAatgtatgatgcataataataggTCAAAACACATTCCATGCATTCATGTAGGACATAATTATCAAAATATCTAATACATCCTAAACATCCAAAATGTATGATGCATCTTAATAGGTCAAAACATCTTCCAATACATGATGCATTCATATAAGACAAAATTATCAAAACATCTAATACATCCTAACAATACAAGACATCCAAAATATAAGATGCATCTTAATAGATCAAAATATTTTCCatgcattcatataggacataatTATCAAAACATCTAATACATCTAAATAATAGAAGGCATCTAATAAATCCAACTATGAGATATGCATTAAAGCATTCAATGTGCATAATCGTATCTTTTCGCATGTAATATATCCACCTAGGGATATAAGCATAAAAAATTACATGATATGTCTAACCAAGTGAAACATCTCCGGGCGTAATTGCTACTTGGAGAGCTCGATCAACCTAACCTGCAAGAACGAGACTAGGGAGACAATCCATCGAGCAGTCATTGGAATCAAAGTAAGTCCGGGTTTGTGGTGCTTCCCAACTCATGGCCGAGTGCTATCGGCCTACTTAGTCAATTCCATATAATCTACTCGATTTCTACTTGGCTTGACCTACCCATCGTGGCTTCTCTCACCTCCATCATGACCTACCCCAAAACTCTTGTCCCATCCGGTGTTCTCTCTACAATCCTTTCCGCCTATCAATTAACAGATCAAACGAACCATATTAAAGTTTACGTTTACAATAATTGATGCTCGATTTCTCAATCATGATACATCCAAATCTACACATTTTCCCAATATCAGAAACGAGATTAGACAAAACCCAAAACAAAATagagagattagaaaattgatagGCAGAACATGACAAGCAAAAAATTACTCACATGTCAATTCTACTTGTTCTTGCTAATCTCTAAGCCGACACGTCGGCTTTACTTTACCGACactcttaattatatttttggtCGATACAATTATGAGAGGTTTAGATTTATGTGATCGATAACACGAcatcaataaaaaaatctatTCAACTCCATGAGGTTAATTATGTTATctcttattattttatttctctCGAATTCAGTACATGATTCCACTATTATATTGATGATCGAATGGTACGTATAATAATTCTAAATATAAATTACAATATCAATTTAATGATCACATACGGTATGATGATATGACAAATTTTAGATCTCAACCACGTCATGACTTATGCCACGTCAAACCCCTGCCAAGTCAGCATGAGGGCTGTCTTTCCCTCCAAATTGGAGTCCGTACAGGGAGATGTCTCATTGGCAAGTCTCGTCCTGAAAAGCTCGGGATGGTGCCGCATGGCATCGTTCCGCGCATACAGGGCAGTGGCCGCACGAAGGTACGATCTCGTCACTCGGGAGATCGATTGTCACGGTAAATCCACGTACGATTGATCCTCGGGCAATAGAATAAAAGCTCCTGACCGATACCTGGCTAGGGgacgaaaaagagagagaaggataAAGACCACTGACTTAATCTACGAGGGGCCCAAGTTGAGAATCTCCCGACCAgggcctgtgtgcaggaacgtggCCACCTCCGGAGATGTGGCCATCCCGACCTCGGTGCTTCTTCCGACCAATCGAGAGACGCACCCTCGAGCACTAAGAACTCCAAACATCAACCCATGGGCCAAGTCGTGCTGACTCTTCGACCACGATGTGTGAGTTCACCGATATCTCATATATAATTTTGTAGAGTCtaaattcttgatatcttaagaTGAAATAAAAAATGAACCTTGGTTGGTTCCAAATTTACCATCTTTGTTGAATGACTAAGATATATCACAACAACAATCAATATCGAACTTATGCTCGTTTGATTTGATCACCTCATCTACCAAATCTTTTGCACCAGATCTAGTTTTTGAACAAGTAGGTCGAGGATCACCACCCTGGTTGTAGCACTAGATTTAACAGCATGCAGCTTCTACTTATTGTCGCAATCCAACAATGACAACAAGAAGCCGCCAAGTCCCAATTATTTCTGGACCTCCAGCATGATATACACATTTCTGAACCCAACCGCCACAAAATCTATAAGGTCCAAACTATTCTGGGGACCTTAATAAATACATTTAGGTCCCCCACCCCACTGCTTGGGGTCCAAACAACAGCATCAACTCTCAAATACATACCTATATACTTGCAATATTTATCTTTGTGATGACCACAACAAAACCATGTCAGCCCCCGGATGAAGTTTACGTGACATTTATATATACGAGCGAGCTCATAGGGTGATTGCTCTTACAAAGTACAAAGGAGGTTTACCGATAGCAAGCCATCACGGCCTGCAACTATGTGGGCCGAAAAAGATAGCTTTGGTGTCGCCTTAACTCGCGACCGGGTGACATGGCGCCCTCTCAGCGTAAAGGCGGCTTGGGATCAGAGGCCGGCGGCGGGCCCTTTCGGATGTGCGTCACGTGCATGGCTCGTGTCTAAAGTCGTGCAACGCAGCGGCTCTCTGTAAAAGCCGATCCAGCAGTGCATGCATTGAGAGAATATATATAGATGATTAATGCATGCATGTAATTATAGTGGTGGATCCCATACGGGGCCCATCTTTTATAACCTTTGGACGTGGACGTGGACGTGGGCATGGAATCGGATCGCTGCTTTACGAGAATGTGGAAGCCAAAGCTTCCTCACATGCCTTGCAGTGGCAGACGAGGAATCATTCTCAAGGCCTGCGATTACGTAGGTTTCCGCCGTGGAAAGCACCGGTGACGCCAGGAAATGGGGACGGCACGTCGATCCGGTCCGGTTCACGCCCGTCGAGGCATTTTGGTCCCGCGCGCACGAATCTTAAGTCACGATGAAGGGTTGCGGTGAGATGTAATAAATactatagccgtaagtgaagtggCCATTTCCCTTCACGTCGTACAGCTGCTTTGGAAAAAGAAGGGTTGAGACAGGCGCCAACCTCACCGACACCTTTGTTTTGCTGGCACTTTTCTTCCACAGCTTGCATCCTTAAATGCCCaatttgcattatatatatatttatataatatacgtACCTTAACATGCTTTAGAACGAATGTTATTGTTTCAACGTCTGATGTAACGTGAAAGAGTGACCCAACTCTGAAGCAATCTCCTTCATCAGGACCGTCCGATGATGCAGCTCTACAGTGAGCGCTACTGTTTGACTCCCTCTCCGGATTTTATGAATCGGACGGTTGGTGATGGGTGGGAAAGGAGATGGGGACGGCGGCAGCCGTTAGATTCCGTGGGTTATGTACTCCGCTTTCTCCTGCCCTACACGTGATGCAACGAAAGCAGATGCCTGGCGTGCGAATCGAAGCATGGTAATGCGGGCGACGGAGCACCCGCCGCGTGTGTCGGTGGGGCCTCCTGTTTCGTGTGGGAGGCGGTGCAGCGGATCGGTGTGTGGTGGAAAAAGGGATGTGCTCGCAAGGTGGAAGTGGGAAGATGGACATCATTAAAGCGTAAATGATGTCTTCTCCATGTATTATCATCGAATGATTTAATCATATTCGAATTTTTTAAAACAAATCAATTGAGAAAAAGAATTAAAAGTAGATTTTTTTGATTAGTTTATTGTTTATCAATACGAGTATAATAAAGAGGAATACGGGTTCTGATGACGTCACCCGCTCCCTTCTCCGACAGCGtcaagaaaacaaaacaaaatgagAGAAATACACGGATCTAAACTCCTCTCTCACTGCCATTTCGAAGCTTCGGCTATCCTTCTCTCGTGGCGACCGGAACGAAACGAAACGGAGGTCGTTCGAGAACCGTAGCGCGATGATGCTCCTGGTGGTGATCTCCCTCCTCtgtgccgccgccgcctccggttCAGACGTTGGAGGCGGCAGCCGGAGGGTCCTCCACCAGCCGCTGTACCCCATCCAGTGGACCCCCCCGCCGCCCCCTCAGGAATTCTTGGACCCGCCGCCGGACGACTCGAGCCCCTTCTTCCCTGGCGTCCCCTCCCCGCCGGCTGCCTCCACCCAGACCCCCGCCGCCGCGACCGCCACCTCCACCACTTCATCTCCATCTTCTGGGTCCAAGAAGGCCGCCGCAGTCGCGGCTTCTGTCTCGGTCGCCGTCCTCGCGGTCCTGTTTTTGTCGGGGTTCTTCTTGTATCGGCGGCGGAGGGCTAGGAGATCGCCGGACACTGGGAAGCTCATGGGCCCCGACGATAACGGCGGTCGGCAGGAGGGCCGCCCAGCCTCTGCCGCCGCGCCGGATTTCCTCTATTTTGGCACCATGGGCACGCGGTCGGCGGCGGCGTTGGGCCGCACGAGGAGCAGCGAATTGAACGGATCACCTTACCGGAAGCTCGGGACGGAGCGGGTGCTGGAAATGCATCACCCGAGCCCCGACCTTCAGCCTCTGCCGCCGCTGAACGCGACAGTTTCGCGGAAGGGGATGGTCCCTCCGCCGATGGCGTCCTCCGATGACGATACCTTCTATACTCCGCAGCGTTCGGTGGCGTCCGCCACCACCGAGAGCCCAAGTAGTCCGGTCTCGCGGCTGAGCCTCCCTAGTATGAGCAGCGGCAGGAAGGAACACTTGGTTCCGGCGGTGGGGGACTCCGCTCCTCGCTCCCGGAGGTCTTCCCCTCGAATGCAGCTCGCTAATTACCCGAGTTCTGAAGTCAAACAGATGATCCCACCAACCAACCAACAacctccgccaccgccaccgccgccgccccctcccccaccaccaccaccaccgccgccccCACCTCCGCCAACATCCACAATAGATAATATCACCAGGAATCCACCAacccctccgccaccgccgcctccACCACCGGCTACTGAAGCCGTGAGAAAAATTGAACAGCCAATTAAAGCCCCGGTAGCACCAATTGCTCCATCTTCAAGGCGTCGACTGCTGAATCCCCTGCCTCCTGAAGCTACGCGGATCAACATACCGCTTCCTCCCTCGAAGCTGGGCAACGGAGTCCCTGCCAGTTCTTCAAGGCGAAATGACGAGGCGGGGGAGGATTTGGAGGGTGATGCGAAGCCCAAGTTGAAGCCCCTTCACTGGGACAAAGTTAGAGCGAGTTCCGATCGAGCAATGGTCTGGGACCAATTGAAGTCAAGCTCATTTCAGTAAGATCTTCCCTGAGGTTTTCTATCCCACTTGCTTTATTTTCCATAGCTTTCAAGACATAAATTAGCATTATGTTCTTCTCTTCATTTTGGCAGATTGAATGAGGATGTAATTGAGACTCTATTTGTCAACAATGCCACAACTTCTATTCCTAATGATGCAAGCAGAAGACGGGGTGTGCTGCCATTCAAGCAGGAGAACAGAgtgttagatccaaagaagtcacAGAACATTGCAATACTTTTGAGGGCATTGAATGTTACAAGAGAGGAGGTCTCTGAAGCACTTTTAGATGGTAATCATCCACAATTTGCAAACTTTTGTTTAAGCTCTAATATGTTCCTTATCATATTTATGTAAACTGTTCATGTGGCACAATAATTCGATAGATTTCCACCCTAATCTTCTGAAGTCAGGTTGGCAATCATCATTGTCTTTTCCAATAGGATGTCAGATGATCAATTTTTTGTGGCAGGCTACTCCCCAAATCTAACTTTAATATCTTATCTCATGTTCCACCGTGGTCATTAGGTACCTATTTTCACGAGTGACAACAAATTAGTGATAAGAGTTGGACTGTCTTAAGCATGACCTTTTTTTCTGGCATATGGAATCTGAGCTATTGTCGTGCAATCAAAATCAACTTGTTCCTCATGAAGCTCTTCAGAAACATAGATAGGTGGCTTGTTTAGATGCCTAGAGTTCTGGAATTAAACATTCAGATTTTTTTTCCTCCCTATTAGCTAAGTTCAAGCTCAACTGTTGTCCATCTAGCTGACTACCATTACAAACATCTGGCTGCAGGAAAATTTTCTTTGTGGTCTAAGGTTATTGAATAGGGAGGCATGCTCACCTTTTTACCTTCACTCTGTCTACAACTAATTGTAGCTACAATTGCTAGACATTCTTAGGAGTTGTATGGATTTGTTTAAATTCTATCTCTTGAACTTTACTTTTTTTTCCTGTGGACACAGAACCAACTCATGTACAATAGTATCCACACTAACTCATGTCAGTGCTGTGTTCTGAAGGGGCTCATATAACCACACTTAGCTGGAGGTTTCTAAGATAGGTCTTGGATTGACTAATTGTAATCAACATAGATAAGGAAATTAGAAGATTGAAGGAGACGGCAGAACTTAAGAGAGAGAAAAATGTCTAGTTGCCAAAAGCGAGAACAGCTAGGATGGCCATTGCCCAAATAGTTTTCATTCGTTTGTAAAAGAAATACAACATAGTTCCAATTCCAGCTGCAATGGTTAATCTAGGACTTCTACCATTACATGGTTTCCTTTTTTATAACCTAAAAGGGCAGCTAACTAGTTTATCAATCACCTTTCCTGATATGCTCATTATTCTCCTAGACTTCTCCCAGTAACATGGGGTCAATGATGAGTGTGTCTCAGAACCCTCAAATTCTGTTTGGTAACTAGGTTTCATAAAAAGTCTCAAGAAGAACCCATCCAGTTTATTAACTCAATATGAACCCTCAAATTCTGTTTAAAATATAGTCTAGAAGAGAACTGCCTACATAATTACCCAACTCATCTTAGCTTTTTGTAGCTAAAAGTTAAGCTTCCTTAAGTGCTCTAAACTTAGATAGAGTTTTGGAGAAGAGGAAGGTGACAACCCTGATATTGCAAATAAGCTAAAAAGCAGGTGAAAAACCATCCCATCCTTTTTCAAAACACTGATAATTTTTAGCATTTATAATTTTGTTTTTACTGTTAGTTTAAAGGGCAAATAAACTAGCCAGCCAAATCCAATTAGATTATGGCCTGACTGATCAATAGTTCATCCTAGTCATAGTTCTTTAGGACTATTATGGAATCCAAGTGTATGGCTTTATCGGATGGCCAATGTGAATCTATCGAATCTCCACTAGATGATCTGACAGACCTACTACAAAAATCTAAGTGAACCATCAAAGGGACAGCCAAGTCCACATCTTAATCTGAAATTGCTTATTGAGTGTTTAATCAATGTTATATTGCATCAGCTAGCTTGAAATTCTTCTCCAGGTTCATTAAAAAATCTTCTTTGAGTTTTCACAGTACATGAACAGATGTCTTAAGGCCATGGACCCTTTTAGCTAAGAACTGCTGCAGCTGAACTCATTCTGTTGTTCATTGTGATATATCATGCATATTAGTTTTTAAATGATATTGAATGATAAAATTGTCTGCAACAGGTAATCCTGAATGTTTAGGAGCCGAGCTTTTGGAAACTTTGGTCAAGATGGCTCCCACAAAGGAGGAAGAACTAAGACTACGTGATTACACAGGTGACATATCAAAGCTAGGTTCAGCTGAGCGCTTTCTAAAAGCAGTTCTGGATATACCATTTGCCTTCAAAAGAGTGGACGCCATGCTATATAGAGCTAATTTTGAGACAGAAGTCAATTACCTAGTGAAATCTTTTGAGACCTTGGAGGTAAAAGTATTACTTTGACGTTTCATCATTCTTTGGACAAAAAAAAAGGGCAAACATATCCCTAAATTAGTGCTTGCACAACCATATTCTCAAAAGTATGAGTTGTGGAATCTTAGGGTGAAATTTTCTTAATTCGTTGTAGTaggatttcttctttttcttaataCACATGCAtgcattttttattaatttaagacCTGTTTTTTAACCTATAAAATTCTGAAGTTTATTGTGCCAATTGAATATTCAATATTCATTTTATGGGATATATTATGGTTAATAGCTTTCCTCATTCTTCCTAAATTATATTTTCAGCATTTCTGTGCTTTTGACCAACTGTGTTTGGCATACCCTAAAATAGTATTCACTTAAATTTCTCACGTAAGGAaccttcagaaaaaaaaaaaaaaaaatgcaagttTGTAGATTAAGAATAAACTTTACAGTGctttcataagcaataaataATACTTGTTAGAATCATTGTCCATATATTTCACAGCTCATAGTCCCTCATATATTCTGCAGGCAGCATGTGGAGATCTAAGAAATAGTAGACTATTCCTTAAACTCCTGGAAGCTGTATTGAGGACTGGAAACAGGATGAATGTGGGAACCAACCGAGGTCAAGCGCAAGCCTTCAAGCTAGATACTCTTCTAAAACTCGCAGATGTAAAAGGGACTGATGGGAAAACCACACTTCTGCATTTTGTTGTTCAAGAGATCATTCGGTCGGAAGGATCAGTTAATAAATCAACATCGGAGAATCCTTCTAGCAATGCCAGAGAAGAACCATTTAAGAAACAAGGGTTGATAGTGGTGGCTGGGTTGAGCAGTGAGCTTGGTAACGTCAGAAAGGCAGCTGGAATGGACTCAGATGTTCTCAACAGTTACGTCTCAAAGCTAGAAACGGGGCTTGAGAAGATGAAGTCAGTATTACAACTTGAGAAGTCATGCACACAAGGTATGAAATTTTTTGAGATGATGAAGATATTTCTTAATGAGGCCGAAAGGGAGATCAATCGTGTTAAGGCTGAGGAGAAGAGGGTGATGAACCTGGTAAAGGAAACTACAGAGTACTTCCACGGGGGTGCTGCAAAGGAGGAAGCTCACCCTCTTAGGATTTTCATGGTGGTGCGGGACTTCCTCTCAGTGCTAGATAATGTTTGCAGGGAAGTTGGCAGATTGCATGAGAGGACAATAATGGGATCAACTAGATCCTTCCGTATATCTGCGAGTGCTTCCCTTCCGGTCCTCCAAAGGTATGAACAGCGACGAGATGCCATTTCAGATGATGACAGTTCGTCATCATGAAACCATCGAGAGATTGGCAACTTATGTTTCTCAATCATACCAATCCGGTGATCGAGGAATGCAGTGATTTGGCAATTCAGAAGATGACCAAGGAAGGTGAAAAGAAGGAAATTTCCACGTGTTAAAAGTTGGCAGGCTCATTTCTGTACAGAAAAAAATAAGCAATGCCTTGTAGGAAGGCATCGTCATACAATATTTCACACAGATTGAAGTTAGTGAAAGCAGAGACTATCATCAGAGTACAAATTAGTGTCTGATCTACTTGTCGTCATGTGATAATATTATTCAAGTAGTTGTAGAAATTTGTATTTTCTTTCCTGTTACATGTATCATTTTCTCTTGGATAGTGAGTGTTCAAATTTTCATCCCAGTCATTCCTACTGAAAGGCATAATAGCCTTTTGCATTCGTAACTGCGACATCTCAGTTTTGTTCAACATTGGCTGTGGGAGGATTCAATTGTTTTATATTGTTAGATGGGTCTACATTTATTAATTTTGGCTTTAGGATTTTAGGTTAGGTGATGGTTTAGAGacttatcatgttaattaggtACTTATTTCACCATATGATATCGAAGTGGAATTATTATTAGTTGGTGAGAAGGAAATGAATATTCATAAATGATATAGTTATTGTTAATGTATGCCTCCCTCTTTCTGGAAGAGTTTTGGGTAACCTTCTGACACTCCTGATATGATTTACAATTTTACAATGGAATAAAAAGTCATTTTTCTTTGAAGACGAAGAATTCTTATCATTCCTCGAGTTTTTCTTGACATTTGAGTAGCTCTCTTTGGCTTTCTCGGTAGTCTTTTCGTTTTGAGTTGTATTATTTCTTTCGATCATCATATTGTCCCACTAGCACTTGAGATGTCATACACATCATGCAAATCAATAGTATATTTCATGATCATCGAGGGATATTTCAAGTGTCAATGCTCAAGCTATGTCATCATTTCCATCAATAAAGTCTTGTAGGATGAGCTTTTTAAAGTGCCCGTATGTCACCTCTTCATGGCCAAAAGATCAGTGATTAGTCAACTTGAGTTGTGTGATCGCAACTCGGTATTGACAAGACCATTAAGGAGGATATGTAAATTTGAGTTTCGACTCAGAATGGTTGAAACCTTATCGTCATTACATTGTCGCTTCTTTTTGTTAGAGATCAAAGGTTGAAACTTGTGATTTTccaactatataaggaaatctctctgttctgttgaagaaaatctttcattttgttaAAGAAAATCCTTCGGTATTAGAGCAAAGAAAAGCGAAACTTCGCTCTTATCTTCGGCCAGCGATCAACGTCGAGTCTCTCactcgtaaaccattctttgcatcgattcaAGATTGGTATCCATCTTGatattgcgggggcatgatagaagataagattttttcaactataTGAAAAAACGAGAAGGTCCCTTGATGCTAAATAAGGTTAAGTGCTTATGATCAACAACTTGGTAATAAGACTAGTAAGAATTAGGATAAACAAATATGAGAAAAGAGGTCTCCTTGTCTAATACCCACCCTTTTTGCTTTTAAACCAACTAGATTGGTCATTATTGACCAAATAAGAATACACAAGACATGATTGATCCAATAAATGAATTAGATTTGATGTTAGATCGAATCATCCAAGTCCATTTGCTGAAGTATACAAAGATCTTTGATGTAGGTTCTCAAAGTCTTGGCTCCATTGATCAGTGTTTGAACTCAATACCAGATTCATTTGTGGCAGACTAAAGAAGGATGATGATTGGATCCGAATCATCCTCCACAGTATAAAGTCCGAAGCGTTTCGATTGGATGAGGAAGGAGGTCGTCGACCGGTGCTTGTGGCGAGCCATTCGCACCGAGTCACGGAAGGCGCAGCTCCGCACTCCGAGTCGAGCAACTCAGCAGGAGATGCACTCATGACGATGCACGCAGCGTGTGGTTCTGCGGAGAGGCGGCACGTCCAATACCTCTTATGATGCCCAATGTGGTCTCCCAGTCTTGGAATGCAGTGACAGCGGCCATGGCGCAGCACGGGCACACTGCCATAGAAACAACGGATCGCTTTGACCAGATGACAAGGCATCATGGCATTGCTGCAGACAGGTTCTCTTTTCTTACAGCCCTGTCAGCCTGCACTCATGTAGGTTCAGCAACGAAGCTTTCCAATACCTGAATCTGCAATCTCTTGGAATTGTTCAGCCGCAGAGGGACTCAAGACTGGAATTCCATCgatttggattttgagcttgttcatGAGGAAAGAACAGTTTCATTGGACAGTAGCTTCGCTCGACTAATTTCAAGCATCGAGAGTCAATCACATCTCTTTAACTAAAGGCTTCGACTTTCTTGTGATCGCAATCTCCCATTGTCACTCAATCTTCCTCCTGTGGTCGTCTTAAAGATCTGAGAGCTTGCTTGAGTGCGTATACTACCGTAAGAAGCATACATTTGCAGCCATTTCCATGGCATTTTCTCCTCTTCGATCAAACTCACCTCGGAAGTAGCCATCTCTGCACAGGGTATATAGACGACTGTTCTTCTTCTTCGCGAGATAAAAGAACCAATTCCTCTCTCTCCCATAAGTGCACTgctcttttctttgtttttttggaCACCCAAGCCTTAGCAAGCATCTAGATTTGTGGGCATCAGGCATCCACTTTGCCTCTTCTCCGGCACCTACAACACACAAACCTAAAGTCAGCAGCTGTAGATCGGCCAAACCAATACATTAGACGGCACAAAACACTAAATCTAGTGCTCTGAAAAAAGAGAAAGGAGGACAAAAAAAGTTGTCCCCCCCTCTTGGTTTATTTAAGATAGTGGAGTTTCATAGGACcaaaatcttttcttttcttcacaGACCAACAGATTTTAGAGGGCCTCAAAGACACATCTTATAAGGCTGGTCTATCGGCATGGCGTCCACAAAAACCATGTGCAGTATCTTGGACTTTTGGAGAGACCTTTTGATGTCTGTTTCTGATTGTATAATATTCCATTGTTCCTGCTAAGATTA of Musa acuminata AAA Group cultivar baxijiao chromosome BXJ1-7, Cavendish_Baxijiao_AAA, whole genome shotgun sequence contains these proteins:
- the LOC135679588 gene encoding formin-like protein 8, with protein sequence MMLLVVISLLCAAAASGSDVGGGSRRVLHQPLYPIQWTPPPPPQEFLDPPPDDSSPFFPGVPSPPAASTQTPAAATATSTTSSPSSGSKKAAAVAASVSVAVLAVLFLSGFFLYRRRRARRSPDTGKLMGPDDNGGRQEGRPASAAAPDFLYFGTMGTRSAAALGRTRSSELNGSPYRKLGTERVLEMHHPSPDLQPLPPLNATVSRKGMVPPPMASSDDDTFYTPQRSVASATTESPSSPVSRLSLPSMSSGRKEHLVPAVGDSAPRSRRSSPRMQLANYPSSEVKQMIPPTNQQPPPPPPPPPPPPPPPPPPPPPPPTSTIDNITRNPPTPPPPPPPPPATEAVRKIEQPIKAPVAPIAPSSRRRLLNPLPPEATRINIPLPPSKLGNGVPASSSRRNDEAGEDLEGDAKPKLKPLHWDKVRASSDRAMVWDQLKSSSFQLNEDVIETLFVNNATTSIPNDASRRRGVLPFKQENRVLDPKKSQNIAILLRALNVTREEVSEALLDGNPECLGAELLETLVKMAPTKEEELRLRDYTGDISKLGSAERFLKAVLDIPFAFKRVDAMLYRANFETEVNYLVKSFETLEAACGDLRNSRLFLKLLEAVLRTGNRMNVGTNRGQAQAFKLDTLLKLADVKGTDGKTTLLHFVVQEIIRSEGSVNKSTSENPSSNAREEPFKKQGLIVVAGLSSELGNVRKAAGMDSDVLNSYVSKLETGLEKMKSVLQLEKSCTQGMKFFEMMKIFLNEAEREINRVKAEEKRVMNLVKETTEYFHGGAAKEEAHPLRIFMVVRDFLSVLDNVCREVGRLHERTIMGSTRSFRISASASLPVLQRYEQRRDAISDDDSSSS